In the genome of Phycisphaerales bacterium, one region contains:
- a CDS encoding carbonic anhydrase gives MVHQQIDLEYAEQEAWALRRQKGIPNNRRLWVLACMDERLPIEQALGIREGDAHVFRNAGGLVTDDAIRSAMLTTQFFGTREIIVVNHTECGMMTATGDALATALRERGIDPDAVQLDPGLPELKLEKGGFGKWIKTFRDVDAVSIEQVRLLRASPLIPKEVTIHSYVWEVENRRLRPPSRRLSEQVNTSQQMGRG, from the coding sequence ATGGTGCATCAGCAGATCGACCTGGAGTATGCCGAGCAGGAGGCCTGGGCCCTGCGGCGTCAGAAGGGGATACCCAACAATCGCCGGTTGTGGGTATTGGCGTGCATGGACGAACGTCTGCCCATTGAGCAGGCGCTGGGCATCCGTGAAGGGGACGCCCACGTCTTCCGCAATGCCGGTGGTCTCGTCACGGATGATGCCATTCGTTCGGCAATGTTGACGACGCAATTCTTCGGCACTCGAGAGATCATCGTGGTTAACCATACCGAATGCGGCATGATGACGGCTACGGGTGATGCGCTTGCGACGGCTTTACGTGAACGCGGCATCGACCCCGACGCGGTCCAGCTTGACCCCGGGCTGCCGGAGCTGAAGCTCGAAAAAGGCGGCTTCGGCAAGTGGATCAAAACCTTTCGCGATGTCGATGCGGTAAGCATCGAGCAGGTGCGGCTCTTGCGCGCCTCCCCCCTGATTCCGAAGGAGGTGACGATTCACAGCTACGTCTGGGAGGTTGAGAATCGCCGTCTGCGGCCGCCGAGCAGGCGGCTGAGTGAGCAGGTGAATACATCGCAGCAGATGGGACGCGGGTAA
- a CDS encoding class I SAM-dependent methyltransferase, with protein MSSRTLQLAGELHEYLVTATLREPELLRQLREETARLPNAEMQISPEQGQFMALLIETIGARRALEVGTFTGYSALCVARALPPDGRLLCCDVSEEWTAIARRYWAAAGVAERIELRLAPALETLDALLAGGATETFDFAFLDADKVGYDAYYERALRLLRPGGLVAIDNALSDGRVVAPEAAGDNVRAIDALNRKIRADERVSCSLVPIGDGLMLARKR; from the coding sequence GTGTCGAGTCGAACGCTGCAACTGGCGGGTGAACTGCACGAGTACCTTGTGACGGCTACGCTGCGTGAACCGGAGCTGCTACGGCAACTGCGGGAGGAGACGGCGCGGCTGCCGAATGCCGAAATGCAGATTTCGCCTGAGCAGGGGCAATTCATGGCGCTCCTGATCGAGACCATTGGTGCGCGTCGGGCGCTCGAAGTCGGCACATTCACGGGCTACAGCGCACTATGCGTGGCGCGGGCGCTGCCACCGGATGGGCGCCTGCTCTGCTGTGATGTGTCGGAGGAGTGGACCGCGATCGCACGGCGCTACTGGGCGGCGGCTGGTGTGGCTGAACGGATAGAATTGCGTCTCGCTCCGGCGCTGGAGACGCTGGACGCGCTCCTGGCGGGCGGTGCGACCGAGACATTTGATTTTGCCTTCCTGGATGCGGATAAGGTTGGCTACGACGCCTATTACGAACGGGCTCTGCGCCTGCTGCGACCGGGTGGCCTGGTCGCCATCGACAACGCTTTGTCGGACGGCCGGGTCGTGGCGCCGGAAGCCGCGGGGGACAACGTGCGTGCCATTGATGCACTCAACCGGAAGATTCGCGCGGACGAGCGCGTCTCGTGCAGTTTGGTGCCGATTGGCGACGGGCTGATGCTGGCGCGCAAGCGGTGA
- a CDS encoding aldo/keto reductase — protein sequence MQYVPLGSRGPQVSAVGFGAWAIGGSHWGPTDDAVSKAALHAALDAGVTFLDTADTYGFGHSEELIAAVLAERGGPALTVATKGGNDFYFAAQDHDTGYGPIRQNYAKDYLLFAAEQSLQRLRVDTLDLYQLHSPDLEHLERDEPWDALATLRRQGKVRYTGLSVQSFKETEQATVLDAHHAELDVLQVRYNLLERAAEEVLLPKARQYGLGIIVRIPLLFGLLTGKFTRATRFGPDDHRGMNLSPDKLESYLFRLEALQPLFARYPTQTQSQVALRFCLTHAACHTVIPGAKTAVQVADNVVAADLGPLTADDLALLAELDPAP from the coding sequence GTGCAATACGTGCCATTGGGCTCTCGCGGCCCGCAGGTATCCGCAGTGGGATTCGGGGCCTGGGCGATCGGTGGCAGCCACTGGGGCCCGACGGATGACGCAGTCTCCAAGGCAGCCCTGCACGCCGCCCTCGATGCCGGCGTGACCTTCCTCGACACGGCGGATACGTATGGTTTCGGGCATTCCGAAGAACTGATTGCCGCGGTTCTGGCGGAGCGCGGTGGGCCGGCGTTGACGGTCGCGACCAAGGGCGGGAACGATTTTTATTTTGCGGCCCAGGACCACGACACCGGTTACGGACCCATCCGGCAGAATTACGCGAAGGACTACCTGCTGTTCGCGGCCGAGCAGAGCTTGCAGCGACTGCGAGTGGACACCCTCGACCTGTACCAGTTGCACAGCCCCGATCTGGAGCACCTGGAGCGCGACGAACCCTGGGACGCGCTTGCCACACTGCGACGCCAAGGCAAGGTGCGTTACACGGGGCTGAGTGTGCAGTCGTTCAAAGAAACGGAGCAGGCGACCGTGCTCGATGCACATCATGCCGAGCTGGATGTCCTGCAAGTGCGGTATAACCTGCTGGAGCGTGCGGCCGAGGAGGTGCTGCTCCCCAAGGCCCGGCAGTACGGCCTCGGAATCATCGTGCGCATTCCGTTGCTGTTCGGCCTGCTCACCGGCAAGTTCACGCGCGCCACGCGCTTCGGACCGGACGATCATCGCGGCATGAACCTGTCACCTGACAAGCTGGAAAGCTATCTATTTCGGCTCGAAGCGCTGCAGCCGCTGTTTGCTCGCTATCCCACGCAGACCCAATCCCAGGTAGCACTGCGTTTCTGCCTGACGCATGCGGCCTGCCACACGGTGATTCCGGGGGCGAAGACCGCGGTACAGGTAGCCGACAATGTGGTGGCCGCAGACCTCGGGCCGCTGACGGCCGACGACTTGGCGTTGCTCGCGGAGCTGGATCCGGCGCCCTAA
- a CDS encoding prepilin-type N-terminal cleavage/methylation domain-containing protein, whose product MPSAASSRCPRVQTVCGFTLIELLVVVAIIALLISILLPSMAAAREQTRSVKCLANLRSIGQGITMYAQDQRGVLPGPLHPPIYRNTGSAIPGETTVDGFPVMNPNTERPWFLLARLAPVMASGPDDLLKYVDLVGTCPTAKQKNTDSNFLPNVNQNPSWSRPYNYLVNSWNNTEPRFYFGWTNIGVTWEGWVNAYNANPNGTAQPPKKLDAVRRSAEEWAVGDAWWDFRRTFIAPGQFADRMLGTWQLLTSNPTTSANMSHNPLPRTPYHRNNRGTNLVYFDGHAATFVGIDEWAQKFPANQPTPP is encoded by the coding sequence ATGCCCAGTGCTGCTTCTTCACGTTGCCCGCGCGTCCAAACCGTTTGCGGCTTCACGCTGATCGAGTTGCTCGTCGTGGTCGCCATCATCGCACTCCTCATCTCGATCCTGTTGCCCAGCATGGCCGCCGCGCGTGAACAGACCCGTTCCGTGAAATGCCTGGCCAACCTGCGTTCTATCGGCCAAGGCATCACGATGTATGCTCAGGATCAACGTGGCGTATTGCCCGGCCCGCTGCATCCTCCCATTTACCGCAATACGGGCTCGGCCATTCCGGGCGAAACGACCGTCGATGGCTTCCCCGTCATGAACCCCAATACCGAGCGACCATGGTTCCTTTTGGCGCGCCTCGCACCCGTGATGGCGAGTGGCCCGGATGATCTCCTGAAGTACGTCGACCTCGTAGGAACGTGCCCAACGGCGAAGCAGAAGAACACCGATTCCAATTTCCTGCCGAACGTGAATCAGAATCCGAGTTGGAGCCGGCCCTACAACTACCTGGTCAATTCCTGGAACAATACCGAACCGCGTTTCTACTTTGGCTGGACCAACATCGGCGTGACATGGGAGGGCTGGGTCAACGCTTATAACGCCAATCCGAACGGTACGGCGCAGCCGCCGAAGAAGTTGGATGCGGTGCGGCGGTCTGCCGAGGAGTGGGCAGTTGGGGATGCCTGGTGGGACTTCCGCCGGACTTTCATCGCTCCCGGCCAGTTCGCCGACCGAATGCTCGGCACCTGGCAACTCCTGACGTCGAACCCGACCACTTCAGCAAATATGTCGCACAACCCGCTGCCGCGGACTCCGTACCACCGTAATAACCGCGGTACGAACCTGGTTTACTTCGACGGGCACGCGGCGACGTTCGTCGGGATCGACGAATGGGCGCAGAAATTCCCGGCCAACCAGCCAACCCCGCCCTAG
- a CDS encoding PEP-CTERM sorting domain-containing protein — protein MIEHLRIRSTGGAGPFTLWMDDIANSYRPSPVVPPTTVNFGSFEGYADGAEVIFQEPSFSGSTSGNVLPGSVSGVDNTVAYTGNASYKVEYGFVDADPSRWVRLTTFNTPNLPNPTIYFDRDSTVTMWIKGVPEPTSLLLLGLGALAFIRRR, from the coding sequence GTGATTGAGCACCTGCGGATTCGGAGCACGGGCGGTGCCGGGCCGTTCACGCTCTGGATGGATGACATCGCCAACTCGTACCGTCCGAGCCCCGTGGTCCCGCCGACTACCGTGAACTTCGGTTCGTTCGAAGGGTATGCGGACGGCGCGGAAGTGATTTTCCAGGAGCCGAGCTTCTCCGGTTCGACCTCCGGAAACGTGCTGCCCGGCAGCGTATCGGGTGTGGACAACACGGTGGCATACACCGGCAACGCCTCTTACAAGGTGGAGTATGGCTTTGTGGACGCCGACCCGAGCCGCTGGGTTCGCTTGACGACCTTCAACACACCGAACCTGCCGAATCCCACGATCTACTTCGATCGGGACAGCACGGTGACGATGTGGATCAAGGGCGTGCCCGAGCCAACGTCGCTGCTGCTGCTGGGACTGGGCGCGCTCGCGTTCATTCGCCGTCGCTAA
- the hisS gene encoding histidine--tRNA ligase — protein MGGLVEPRLMRGLRDIFPEDMHARQWIIDTIRGVYELYGYVPLGTPALEFYDVLTGSTGAESEKQLFRVQGPEGEELGLRFDQTVALARVVAQYPDLPRPFRRYQVAPVWRSDNPYEKRGRFREFLQFDIDAVGVESEAADVEMITAMCDALRALEPGSFRVRVSSRRVLNLVLPYTGIPSDRSHEVFRVLDKLDKLGPEKVRRELTTGYVDESGSRVQGLGFTDDQVTRLERFLAVRDPARAGVLAQLGALFGDSAEVAAELAPLARIDARLTRLGYDDAIVQYDVSIARGLAYYTGTVFETELLDLPEFGSICSGGRYDDLVTRFLGERVPAVGTSVGVDRLLIALRELGRIPPQHLPKSTAQVLVTVFDQELLDGYLAMTYELRRAGIRTELYLGTQKRIGKQIQYGDRYEVPVLVVYGSDEFTRGEVQLKDMSVGRQRTAQVAARDQWRAERPGQFNVPRAELVPAVRKLLAEIEGQP, from the coding sequence GTGGGTGGATTGGTCGAGCCGCGGCTCATGCGGGGACTTCGCGACATCTTTCCCGAGGACATGCACGCGCGTCAGTGGATCATCGACACGATCCGCGGCGTGTACGAACTCTACGGTTACGTTCCGCTCGGTACTCCCGCGCTGGAGTTCTACGATGTACTCACCGGCTCGACCGGCGCTGAGAGCGAGAAGCAGCTCTTTCGTGTGCAGGGGCCGGAAGGCGAGGAGTTGGGGCTGCGCTTCGACCAGACCGTCGCACTGGCACGCGTCGTGGCACAGTACCCGGACCTCCCGCGGCCATTCCGCCGGTACCAGGTCGCACCCGTGTGGCGCTCCGACAACCCCTACGAGAAGCGCGGCCGCTTCCGCGAGTTTCTCCAGTTCGACATCGACGCGGTCGGCGTGGAGTCCGAAGCGGCGGACGTCGAGATGATCACGGCGATGTGTGACGCACTGCGGGCCTTGGAACCGGGTTCATTCCGCGTGCGCGTATCGAGCCGCCGGGTATTGAATCTCGTATTGCCTTATACCGGTATCCCTTCCGATCGCAGCCACGAGGTCTTCCGCGTGCTCGACAAGCTGGACAAGCTGGGCCCGGAGAAGGTGCGCCGCGAGCTCACCACCGGGTACGTGGATGAATCAGGCAGCCGCGTTCAGGGGCTCGGTTTCACCGACGACCAGGTCACACGACTGGAGCGTTTCCTCGCTGTCCGTGACCCTGCACGGGCCGGCGTGCTCGCGCAGCTCGGCGCGTTGTTTGGCGACTCGGCGGAGGTGGCCGCCGAACTCGCTCCGCTGGCACGGATTGATGCCCGGTTGACACGCCTCGGCTACGACGATGCCATCGTGCAGTACGATGTGAGCATCGCGCGTGGACTCGCCTACTACACCGGCACCGTCTTCGAAACGGAGCTACTCGACCTGCCGGAATTCGGCTCCATCTGTTCCGGCGGGCGGTACGATGACCTTGTCACGCGCTTCCTCGGCGAGCGGGTCCCGGCGGTCGGAACCTCGGTCGGCGTGGATCGACTGCTGATCGCCCTGCGTGAACTGGGACGGATTCCACCGCAACACCTCCCGAAGTCGACGGCCCAGGTACTGGTCACCGTCTTCGATCAGGAACTGCTCGATGGCTACCTGGCGATGACTTACGAACTGCGTCGCGCCGGTATCCGCACGGAGCTCTATCTCGGCACACAGAAACGCATTGGCAAGCAGATCCAGTACGGCGACCGTTACGAAGTGCCTGTGCTGGTCGTCTATGGGTCGGATGAGTTCACACGCGGCGAGGTTCAACTCAAGGACATGTCGGTCGGGCGGCAGCGCACCGCCCAGGTAGCCGCACGTGACCAGTGGCGCGCGGAGCGCCCGGGCCAGTTCAACGTGCCGCGTGCCGAGCTAGTGCCCGCCGTTAGGAAACTGCTTGCCGAGATCGAGGGCCAGCCATGA
- a CDS encoding aromatic amino acid lyase, translating to MTTATCPAVPGPIVLDGASLTLPDLIRIARDPRVPVTCAPEALAAVARGWEEIEQIVAAYQLALANQQPLPRVYGVTTGFGEFKHTRIEPEHFEEMQRNILLSHSVGVGENDDANDPINYFPAEVVRATLALRLNAFLKGHSGVRPTLVECVARMLNRGIVPLVPIRGSLGASGDLCPLAHLFVVLLGVGRYFIVRGPEDLEYKTYAGVELRAAATQLAADLGYDILPTPSFKEGLALTNGANVSAALLALAVFDAERLANSADAAAALTLEAICGRARALDPRVHAARGLDGQCDSAANLRDLIGGSRLIDAADDVQDCYSVRCTPQVHGATRDAIAFARMIVSRECNAATDNPLFFPGTGEPWDKQTFFANRPGSFGDLHAYSAGNFHGQPLALAADFLTIAVAELANIAERRTQMLLDARHNRNLPSNLIARCGLNSGYMIAQYTAASVVSENKVLAHPASVDSIPSSANTEDHVSMSTIAGRKLRTVLGNTQAVLAIELLVAAQAIDWRVGMKRDPNPHTPADDQPGFARGSLSTTTEEQVAFELATAPAKRGEIVAFLGRGTRGAYLAVRAVAEPMLRDRVLEPDIRAVRRILHDGRFLGAVEADLVAPLRAILPLNRSPVT from the coding sequence ATGACGACCGCCACTTGCCCCGCGGTCCCCGGACCCATCGTCCTCGATGGTGCATCGCTCACCCTCCCCGACCTCATCCGTATTGCCCGCGATCCGCGGGTGCCGGTGACTTGTGCGCCCGAGGCCCTCGCCGCCGTCGCCCGCGGCTGGGAGGAGATTGAACAGATCGTGGCCGCCTATCAGCTCGCGCTCGCCAACCAACAGCCGCTGCCGCGCGTCTACGGCGTCACGACCGGTTTCGGCGAGTTCAAGCACACACGCATCGAACCCGAGCACTTCGAGGAAATGCAACGCAACATTCTCCTCAGCCACTCTGTCGGGGTGGGTGAGAACGACGACGCGAACGATCCGATCAACTACTTTCCCGCCGAGGTGGTCCGCGCCACACTCGCCCTCCGCCTCAATGCGTTTCTGAAGGGGCATTCCGGTGTGCGGCCCACGCTCGTCGAGTGCGTCGCCCGCATGCTCAACCGCGGCATCGTACCGCTCGTGCCGATCCGCGGCTCCCTCGGCGCCAGCGGCGACCTCTGCCCGCTCGCGCACCTGTTCGTCGTCCTGCTGGGTGTGGGGCGCTACTTCATCGTTCGCGGTCCTGAAGATCTCGAGTACAAAACCTACGCGGGCGTCGAGCTGCGTGCTGCGGCCACGCAACTCGCCGCGGACCTTGGTTATGACATCCTGCCGACCCCGAGCTTCAAGGAAGGACTCGCACTCACCAACGGCGCCAACGTCTCCGCCGCCCTGCTTGCCCTGGCCGTCTTCGATGCCGAACGCCTCGCGAACAGCGCCGACGCCGCCGCCGCGCTCACCCTGGAGGCCATCTGCGGCCGGGCGCGGGCGCTTGATCCGCGCGTGCACGCCGCGCGTGGACTGGACGGCCAGTGTGACAGCGCCGCCAACCTGCGTGACCTGATTGGCGGCAGCCGCCTGATTGACGCCGCCGACGATGTGCAGGACTGCTACTCTGTCCGCTGTACGCCCCAGGTGCATGGTGCCACCCGCGACGCCATCGCCTTCGCTCGTATGATTGTGTCCCGCGAGTGTAACGCCGCCACCGACAACCCGCTCTTCTTTCCCGGCACCGGCGAACCGTGGGACAAGCAGACCTTCTTCGCCAACCGTCCTGGCAGTTTCGGCGATTTACACGCCTACTCCGCCGGCAACTTCCACGGTCAGCCGCTGGCACTCGCGGCCGACTTCCTGACCATCGCCGTAGCAGAGCTGGCGAATATTGCGGAACGGCGAACCCAGATGCTGCTGGACGCGCGGCACAATCGCAACCTGCCATCCAACCTGATCGCGCGCTGTGGCCTGAATTCCGGCTACATGATCGCGCAGTACACGGCCGCGAGCGTCGTCTCCGAAAACAAGGTTCTCGCGCACCCGGCGTCGGTCGATTCGATTCCTTCTTCGGCGAATACCGAAGATCACGTCTCCATGTCAACGATCGCCGGGCGGAAGCTGCGCACGGTACTGGGGAATACGCAGGCCGTGTTGGCGATCGAACTACTCGTCGCGGCGCAGGCGATTGATTGGCGCGTCGGGATGAAGCGCGACCCGAATCCCCACACGCCCGCCGACGACCAGCCCGGCTTCGCCCGCGGAAGTCTGAGCACGACGACCGAGGAGCAGGTTGCCTTCGAACTTGCGACGGCGCCAGCCAAGCGGGGGGAGATCGTCGCGTTTCTGGGGCGGGGCACGCGCGGGGCCTACCTGGCCGTTCGCGCAGTCGCCGAACCGATGTTGCGCGATCGCGTCCTCGAACCCGACATCCGCGCCGTGCGGCGCATCCTGCACGATGGACGATTTCTCGGCGCGGTGGAAGCGGACCTCGTCGCACCGCTGCGCGCCATCCTCCCCCTCAACCGTTCACCTGTGACGTAA
- a CDS encoding SpoIIE family protein phosphatase, translated as MGAVSPKIADLQRLLDISRQMGATTDLTELLGTIIEATCAVLNCERATVFLYDRPKNELYSRVATGAESIRFPADRGIAGTAAGLRTVVKVMDAYQHPQFNPEIDRQTGFRTRNLLTFPLENTHGELMGVLQALNKHGGPFTVEDEELARVLSAQTGVAIHRYALLEEYAHKQRMARDLELARKIQQRLFPKGNPVLPGYEIAGWNASADETGGDCYDFIPLADGRLAVLLADATGHGIGAALVIAQCRSLIRALLAVTTNLAEVARHVNRILCADLMDGRFVTAFVGILNPHAQRLDYVSAGQGPLLFQRGSEIEVRPAGGFPFAVVDGAEFDAESFEFGAGDAAILLTDGFYETSAPEGEQFGEERVSALLGAWQAVPLQEFIEGLHGEINRFSAGAPQADDLTAVLIRREPGGK; from the coding sequence ATGGGTGCTGTGTCCCCGAAAATCGCCGACCTGCAACGGTTGCTCGACATCTCCCGGCAGATGGGAGCGACCACCGACCTCACAGAACTGCTGGGCACGATCATCGAAGCGACTTGCGCGGTGCTGAATTGCGAGCGGGCCACGGTTTTCCTTTATGACCGGCCGAAAAACGAGCTCTACAGTCGCGTGGCGACAGGTGCGGAGTCGATTCGGTTCCCGGCGGACCGTGGTATCGCGGGAACCGCCGCCGGGCTGCGAACCGTGGTCAAAGTCATGGATGCGTACCAACACCCCCAGTTCAATCCGGAGATTGACCGCCAGACCGGCTTCCGGACGCGTAACCTGTTAACCTTCCCCCTGGAGAATACACACGGCGAGCTGATGGGCGTGTTGCAGGCGCTCAATAAACATGGCGGGCCATTTACGGTTGAGGATGAGGAGCTGGCCCGCGTGCTCAGCGCGCAAACAGGTGTGGCGATTCATCGCTACGCGCTGCTCGAGGAATATGCCCACAAGCAGCGGATGGCCCGTGACCTGGAACTCGCGCGGAAGATTCAGCAGCGCCTGTTTCCGAAAGGTAATCCGGTGCTGCCAGGTTACGAGATTGCGGGCTGGAACGCATCCGCCGACGAGACCGGCGGGGACTGCTACGACTTCATCCCGCTCGCCGACGGGCGACTCGCGGTTTTACTGGCGGATGCGACCGGGCACGGTATCGGGGCCGCACTGGTCATTGCCCAGTGCCGTTCCTTGATCCGCGCGTTGCTGGCCGTGACGACGAATCTGGCCGAGGTGGCCCGGCACGTGAACCGGATTCTGTGTGCGGACCTGATGGACGGGCGGTTCGTGACGGCCTTCGTGGGGATTCTGAACCCACACGCGCAGCGTTTGGATTATGTTTCGGCGGGGCAGGGGCCGCTGTTGTTCCAACGTGGGAGCGAGATCGAAGTGCGGCCAGCCGGCGGCTTTCCGTTCGCCGTGGTGGATGGGGCGGAGTTTGACGCGGAGTCGTTCGAGTTCGGGGCGGGTGATGCGGCGATCCTGCTGACGGACGGGTTCTACGAGACGAGCGCACCGGAGGGTGAGCAATTCGGAGAAGAGCGTGTAAGCGCGCTGTTGGGGGCGTGGCAAGCGGTGCCGTTGCAGGAGTTCATCGAAGGGTTGCACGGGGAGATCAACCGGTTCAGTGCAGGCGCGCCGCAGGCGGATGACCTGACGGCGGTGCTGATACGGCGGGAACCAGGCGGCAAGTGA